A genomic stretch from Flavobacterium humidisoli includes:
- a CDS encoding EamA family transporter, giving the protein MKTTKYYIAAITCFVIWGFFSLVLRPIHDYPSLDILFYRVFSCSILMLLIAFSFKRKRMKEAVQTFKLMPVFEKRKTILLNIGGSVFLMANWFTFIYVMNHVSVKATSLAYLVCPILTTLLAYFILHEKLNKTQWIAVGLSISGCILLSYANIMDMFFSIIIGFTYASYLVSQRVNKGFDKFIILTFHITLAALCLLPFYPFYSGTVPTEFKFYFCIETIAILFTIFPLFLNLYALSGINSSTVGMLLNINPMIAFLLAMFLYKEQFGFIQIAAYGIIFAAVVVFNSHHIFAAKQKRTAISKGSQ; this is encoded by the coding sequence GTGAAAACAACAAAATACTACATCGCTGCTATTACATGTTTTGTAATCTGGGGATTTTTCAGTTTGGTTTTGAGACCAATACATGACTATCCTTCTTTAGATATTTTATTCTATCGTGTTTTTAGCTGTAGTATTTTAATGCTTCTTATTGCATTTTCTTTCAAGAGAAAAAGAATGAAAGAAGCTGTTCAAACTTTTAAATTAATGCCAGTTTTTGAGAAGCGAAAAACCATTTTACTAAATATTGGCGGAAGCGTTTTTCTAATGGCTAACTGGTTTACATTTATTTATGTTATGAATCATGTAAGTGTAAAAGCGACTTCCTTGGCGTATTTGGTTTGTCCTATTTTAACCACGCTGCTGGCTTATTTTATTTTGCACGAAAAACTAAATAAAACACAATGGATTGCTGTTGGATTAAGCATTTCAGGGTGTATTTTGTTATCGTATGCAAATATTATGGATATGTTTTTTAGTATTATAATCGGTTTTACATACGCCTCTTATTTAGTAAGTCAGCGTGTTAATAAAGGTTTTGATAAATTTATAATTCTAACTTTTCACATCACATTAGCGGCATTATGTTTACTGCCTTTTTATCCATTTTACAGCGGAACAGTTCCAACAGAATTTAAATTTTATTTCTGCATCGAAACCATTGCCATTTTGTTTACTATTTTCCCATTGTTTCTTAATTTATATGCCCTTTCGGGGATAAATTCTTCGACAGTCGGAATGCTTTTAAATATTAACCCAATGATTGCTTTTTTATTGGCAATGTTTTTATACAAAGAACAATTCGGATTTATACAAATTGCTGCATACGGAATTATTTTTGCCGCAGTTGTAGTTTTCAATTCACATCATATTTTTGCGGCCAAGCAAAAAAGAACCGCAATATCCAAAGGTTCTCAATAG